In the Candidatus Omnitrophota bacterium genome, one interval contains:
- a CDS encoding pilus assembly PilX N-terminal domain-containing protein, protein MLRNRKGSTLILAYMVISVLILLGAAFVVLSFNEGLFAERQRRSMVAFYIAEAGIERALYGLRRDFTTDSTGPSWSDGTIDTFTIGPDTSNYYTMPFASTSLNGGSYAVQLKNITGKTNEIWIQSVGTYGDAKQTLLVYAKVKNLSVWNNAIFAGTGASGQMINGNVHIRGSVHILGDGLQPTDYVVDLGGTAELIGNNYNILDSGLKAKVPALPTTVFGGETVETLNAELRVKHGIVGLSGASSAGEPNVTGNNTKETIDGSYVTNGFGGNQGSSSVYSDNGWSNGYDLGDTIEFPSLSDPYPGYATYQEYLKANALVIDDAGQLAALANITPTSNFSYSGPNGSISVNGSGAMTISGIVYVEGGGVKFSGAGINYSGQGSILSTGNVNIESDLLTTGNASFPTSVLGVMTPGTITFDTAQINVMGMFFGETSIVAKKQTDVVGTFVSNYFDMGTNVPAIFQVPDAANNLPPGLIGATGGWSMDVVSWQKI, encoded by the coding sequence ATGCTGAGAAATCGGAAAGGCAGTACGCTGATCCTGGCCTACATGGTGATCTCCGTCTTGATCCTGCTGGGGGCGGCATTTGTGGTCCTGAGTTTCAACGAGGGGCTTTTTGCGGAGAGACAGCGGCGCTCCATGGTCGCCTTTTATATCGCAGAAGCCGGGATTGAGAGAGCGTTGTATGGTCTGCGGCGGGATTTTACGACCGACAGCACCGGCCCCAGCTGGAGCGACGGCACGATCGACACCTTCACCATCGGTCCGGACACGAGCAATTATTACACGATGCCGTTTGCCTCAACGTCCCTGAACGGCGGCTCTTACGCGGTGCAGTTAAAAAACATCACCGGCAAGACCAACGAAATCTGGATCCAGTCCGTCGGGACTTATGGAGATGCCAAGCAGACCCTGCTGGTTTACGCCAAGGTCAAGAATTTGTCGGTTTGGAACAACGCTATTTTCGCCGGCACCGGCGCTTCAGGCCAGATGATCAACGGCAACGTCCATATCCGCGGCTCCGTGCACATCCTGGGAGACGGGCTTCAGCCCACGGATTATGTGGTGGACCTCGGCGGTACGGCTGAGTTGATCGGCAACAACTACAACATCCTGGATTCGGGCCTGAAAGCGAAAGTCCCTGCCCTGCCGACCACAGTGTTCGGCGGTGAGACGGTGGAAACGCTCAACGCCGAACTGCGCGTCAAGCATGGGATCGTGGGCCTGAGCGGGGCGTCTTCGGCCGGAGAGCCGAACGTCACCGGCAACAACACCAAGGAGACCATTGACGGTTCTTATGTGACCAACGGATTCGGCGGGAACCAGGGGAGCAGCAGTGTCTATTCGGACAACGGGTGGTCGAACGGGTATGACCTGGGCGACACCATCGAATTCCCCAGCCTTTCCGATCCATATCCGGGATATGCGACCTACCAGGAGTATCTCAAGGCCAATGCGCTTGTCATCGATGATGCCGGCCAGCTGGCGGCCCTGGCCAACATCACGCCGACTTCCAATTTCAGCTACTCCGGGCCCAACGGCAGCATCAGCGTGAACGGCAGCGGCGCAATGACCATCTCCGGGATCGTTTATGTCGAGGGCGGCGGAGTGAAGTTTTCCGGCGCCGGCATCAATTACAGCGGACAGGGGTCTATCCTGTCAACGGGCAATGTTAATATCGAGAGCGATCTCCTGACGACCGGGAACGCGTCGTTTCCCACCAGTGTCCTCGGGGTCATGACGCCCGGGACGATCACGTTTGACACCGCGCAGATTAATGTCATGGGGATGTTCTTTGGGGAGACGTCCATCGTTGCCAAGAAACAGACCGACGTTGTGGGGACGTTTGTCTCGAATTATTTCGACATGGGAACCAACGTCCCGGCGATTTTTCAGGTCCCGGACGCGGCCAACAACCTCCCCCCGGGGCTGATCGGCGCGACCGGTGGCTGGTCCATGGACGTGGTGTCCTGGCAGAAGATTTAA
- a CDS encoding prepilin-type N-terminal cleavage/methylation domain-containing protein, whose protein sequence is MKQKSLPCLIRPRSRQGYTLVEILVAAFILVIAVTAILVSYIRCLELNEVSRNSSVGIRAARSKMEEIKSTAFSQIKAGYHGASFNVAGLNGKGVSYVIDTDPTILEIWVSVSWQQKSGRVYGEDNNLNGQINAGEDANANGRLDSPVQIVDYLYNR, encoded by the coding sequence ATGAAACAGAAATCTCTCCCATGTTTGATCCGGCCCAGGTCCCGTCAGGGTTATACCCTGGTCGAGATCCTTGTGGCCGCCTTTATCCTGGTCATCGCCGTCACCGCCATTCTGGTCAGCTATATCCGGTGCCTTGAGCTCAATGAGGTCTCGCGTAACTCTTCCGTCGGCATCCGTGCGGCCAGAAGCAAGATGGAGGAGATCAAGTCGACGGCGTTCAGCCAGATTAAGGCCGGTTATCACGGCGCGAGCTTCAATGTGGCCGGGCTCAATGGCAAGGGCGTCAGTTATGTGATCGACACTGATCCGACGATCCTGGAGATATGGGTGTCTGTCAGCTGGCAACAGAAGAGTGGCCGGGTTTACGGGGAAGACAACAATTTGAACGGGCAGATCAATGCCGGGGAAGACGCCAATGCCAACGGGCGGCTGGATTCCCCGGTCCAAATCGTCGACTATCTTTACAACCGGTAG
- a CDS encoding prepilin-type N-terminal cleavage/methylation domain-containing protein: MRLWKKSGFTLVEMLMSAAILSLVMAGGYMIFAAGENTWFTTEVSIRLQENLRKSLDRMFRELHMTQTGQFQILDAAGSNNSDAVRFSIPVVCHAGDLLIDAGGNVAHWGAPLTWGCAGSACMDADDDCGTVDYKSLEYRLNSDNQLVRRVLNAADSVIREDIFAERISDLQITVNGRLMVLQLTTTHTADNGRVLTAQAGTNIYLRN; the protein is encoded by the coding sequence ATGCGATTGTGGAAAAAATCCGGGTTCACCCTTGTCGAGATGCTGATGTCCGCGGCTATCCTGTCCTTGGTCATGGCGGGGGGGTACATGATTTTTGCCGCCGGCGAAAACACGTGGTTCACGACCGAGGTGAGTATCCGGCTCCAGGAGAATCTCCGGAAATCCCTGGACCGGATGTTCCGGGAATTGCACATGACCCAGACGGGCCAGTTCCAGATCCTGGACGCCGCCGGGTCCAACAATTCGGATGCGGTCAGGTTTTCCATCCCTGTGGTCTGCCATGCCGGAGACCTTTTGATCGACGCCGGCGGGAATGTGGCCCACTGGGGGGCGCCGCTGACCTGGGGCTGTGCCGGTTCCGCGTGCATGGACGCGGACGACGACTGCGGGACTGTGGACTACAAGTCGCTGGAATACCGGTTAAACAGCGATAACCAGTTGGTCCGGCGCGTGCTCAACGCCGCCGACAGCGTCATCCGGGAGGATATCTTTGCCGAAAGGATTTCGGACTTGCAGATCACGGTGAACGGCCGGCTGATGGTCCTGCAATTGACGACGACACACACGGCGGACAATGGGCGGGTCTTGACGGCCCAGGCGGGGACGAACATCTATTTGCGGAATTGA
- a CDS encoding DUF4900 domain-containing protein, translating into MKRRLMIGMRKDERGVALVLTIFISVVLLIFGSVFVLRAVNEKLTSERERYGVQAFYLAEAASEMAIHKIDELINTDMLSTVNITNPQTVGNKANQFVGNGDGVGFLIQFVKKGSTPQLSLVGTDGKYVQGATNLGNGSYQYDVYISEKSNPVMVATDIWEFPFYYRAQASATVKSIQKKIILTGDFTVRVQRDNFARYALFTDHHSLPNGTTVWFTDKTDFAGPIHTNERFSFALNPSGTFDGVSTQHHNQARFYNNGSPILLDAAANGTTDVPVFNASYTRGVNEIVLASSVQKADLANQAKGGQNISTDGIHVPNNGSNLTGGIYVQGDSTVQMGVDAGDNAIYTITQGATTQKITVDIPTNQTTVETVGGGTQTYAGLPNGVDELGTIIYVNGYVNSLKGTVQKDTEVTVSAENDVVITDNILYSDYTPASGTPGAPGYIPPSAEDKKNLFGVVAWGGDIRVATSAPDNVNIHGIMMARNGEFQVDDYDDQGVGSRGTATLLGGAITQFYGAFGLFNGSTGQSVSGYGRNFLYDQRTMMGKAPPYFPSMKTFIAFTNDITDKMAWEERHF; encoded by the coding sequence ATGAAAAGACGGCTGATGATAGGGATGCGGAAGGACGAGCGGGGGGTGGCCCTGGTTTTGACCATTTTTATTTCCGTGGTGCTTTTGATTTTCGGCAGTGTATTCGTCCTGAGGGCCGTTAACGAGAAGCTGACCTCCGAGCGGGAGCGGTACGGCGTCCAGGCCTTTTACCTGGCCGAGGCCGCCAGTGAAATGGCCATTCATAAGATTGATGAATTGATCAACACCGACATGCTGAGCACGGTCAACATCACCAACCCCCAGACGGTCGGCAACAAGGCCAACCAGTTTGTCGGCAACGGCGACGGGGTGGGCTTTCTCATTCAGTTCGTGAAAAAGGGTTCGACTCCGCAACTGTCCCTGGTGGGCACCGACGGCAAGTATGTCCAGGGTGCGACAAATCTGGGTAACGGGAGCTATCAGTATGACGTCTACATTTCGGAAAAATCCAACCCTGTCATGGTCGCGACCGATATTTGGGAATTCCCGTTTTATTACCGGGCCCAGGCCAGTGCCACGGTCAAGAGCATCCAGAAAAAAATCATCCTGACCGGCGACTTCACGGTGCGCGTGCAGCGGGACAACTTCGCGCGGTACGCCTTGTTCACGGACCATCATTCGCTGCCGAACGGGACAACGGTCTGGTTCACCGATAAGACCGATTTTGCCGGGCCGATCCATACCAACGAGCGGTTCAGCTTTGCCCTGAACCCGAGCGGGACGTTCGACGGCGTGAGCACGCAGCACCATAATCAGGCCCGGTTCTACAACAACGGGAGTCCGATCCTGCTGGACGCCGCGGCGAACGGCACCACGGACGTGCCTGTTTTCAACGCGAGCTATACGCGCGGGGTGAATGAGATCGTGCTCGCCTCGTCGGTGCAAAAGGCGGATCTGGCCAACCAGGCCAAGGGGGGGCAAAACATCAGCACGGACGGTATCCACGTCCCCAACAACGGATCGAACCTGACAGGCGGGATCTATGTCCAGGGCGACTCCACGGTCCAGATGGGGGTGGACGCCGGCGATAACGCCATTTACACCATCACCCAGGGCGCGACAACCCAAAAAATCACCGTGGACATCCCCACCAATCAGACCACTGTGGAAACCGTAGGGGGCGGCACGCAGACCTACGCGGGGCTTCCCAACGGCGTCGATGAGCTGGGCACCATCATCTATGTCAACGGGTACGTGAACAGTTTGAAAGGGACCGTCCAGAAAGATACGGAGGTGACCGTCTCCGCCGAGAACGATGTGGTCATCACGGACAACATCCTGTATTCCGATTACACCCCCGCCTCCGGCACGCCGGGAGCGCCAGGATATATCCCGCCCAGCGCCGAGGACAAGAAGAACCTGTTTGGTGTCGTGGCCTGGGGAGGGGACATCCGGGTGGCCACGTCCGCCCCGGACAATGTCAATATTCATGGGATCATGATGGCCCGCAACGGCGAATTTCAGGTGGACGATTACGATGACCAGGGTGTCGGTTCCAGGGGGACAGCGACCCTGCTGGGCGGGGCCATCACGCAGTTCTACGGGGCCTTCGGGTTGTTCAACGGGTCCACGGGGCAATCCGTTTCCGGTTACGGCCGCAATTTCCTTTATGACCAGAGAACCATGATGGGGAAAGCGCCGCCCTATTTCCCCTCCATGAAGACCTTCATCGCTTTCACGAACGACATCACCGATAAAATGGCCTGGGAGGAACGGCACTTTTGA
- the pilM gene encoding type IV pilus assembly protein PilM, translated as MGIDLGDSAVKLVEVRKKGEKYELTGWAIEPVSQGNIKDAIKNILSKVKAPGKAPFTAVHGKGTLIRCITMPRMTLAELKKSFSLEADKYFPFPLNQIYTDCYILDPRSKESKMPVLVAASKKELVEERLSLLTSLGLQPDFITLNAIAMANILDVLTIRGLSQAELDKKSTAVAILDMGDQVSNLTIFVDKVPWFTRDIFVGGREVTRNISHTLGVSLEEAEKLKSRPSERQEEVLNAADSALSHLVSEVRLSFDYFITEKNVSIPLLLLTGGGSMMPGIEDLLANNLEVKVKPWTPFEDLELAPGLNREEINAQASKLTIALGLALYQ; from the coding sequence GTGGGCATTGATCTTGGCGACAGCGCCGTGAAGCTGGTTGAGGTGCGCAAAAAGGGGGAGAAATACGAGCTGACCGGGTGGGCCATTGAGCCGGTCAGCCAGGGGAACATCAAGGACGCGATCAAAAACATCCTGTCCAAGGTGAAGGCCCCGGGGAAGGCCCCGTTTACGGCAGTTCACGGCAAAGGGACGCTGATCCGCTGCATCACCATGCCCCGGATGACCTTGGCGGAACTCAAAAAATCCTTTTCGCTGGAAGCCGACAAGTATTTCCCGTTTCCTCTCAACCAGATTTATACCGATTGTTACATCCTGGATCCCCGCAGCAAGGAGAGCAAGATGCCAGTCCTGGTCGCGGCGTCCAAAAAAGAGCTTGTCGAGGAACGTTTGAGCCTTCTAACATCCCTGGGCTTACAGCCGGATTTTATCACCCTCAACGCCATTGCCATGGCCAATATCCTGGACGTGCTGACGATCCGCGGCCTTTCTCAGGCCGAGCTGGACAAAAAGTCAACGGCGGTCGCGATCCTGGATATGGGCGATCAGGTCAGCAACCTGACGATCTTTGTTGATAAAGTCCCGTGGTTCACGCGGGACATTTTTGTGGGCGGCCGGGAGGTGACGCGCAACATCAGCCATACTCTCGGGGTCTCGCTTGAAGAAGCGGAAAAGCTCAAGAGCCGGCCGAGTGAGCGCCAGGAAGAGGTCTTGAACGCAGCCGATTCCGCCCTGTCCCACCTTGTCTCTGAGGTCCGGCTGTCGTTCGATTATTTTATCACGGAAAAGAATGTCTCCATCCCGCTTCTGCTTTTGACCGGCGGGGGGTCCATGATGCCCGGCATCGAGGACCTCCTGGCCAACAATCTCGAGGTGAAAGTCAAACCCTGGACGCCCTTCGAAGACCTGGAGCTGGCGCCGGGGCTGAACCGGGAAGAGATCAACGCGCAGGCGAGCAAGCTGACCATCGCCCTGGGATTGGCCCTGTATCAGTGA
- a CDS encoding PilN domain-containing protein, with protein sequence MIDINLVPINLRKKRKSVSMVDSTLALPRETMLALAGGVVFLLLAVHILLQVSIAVKFFQLKHYEKQWEQIAGEKTNVDKIIQEMRLLQTKVKAVTEISVSKKILWSKTMNLISDLLPRGVWLTRLTFEEGMLTFQGSAVSKTNTEMTNVHAFMSNLKNSAEFMKSVSSIELGLIKSRKINATSVADFTVTAEMK encoded by the coding sequence ATGATTGACATCAATCTGGTCCCGATAAATTTGAGAAAAAAGCGCAAGTCCGTTTCCATGGTGGACAGCACTTTGGCTCTGCCGCGCGAAACCATGCTTGCCCTCGCCGGCGGGGTTGTTTTTCTCCTGCTGGCGGTCCACATCCTCTTGCAGGTTTCGATCGCCGTCAAATTCTTTCAGTTGAAACATTATGAAAAACAGTGGGAGCAGATCGCGGGCGAAAAGACCAATGTTGACAAGATCATCCAGGAGATGCGGCTCCTGCAGACCAAGGTCAAGGCCGTCACGGAAATTTCCGTGAGCAAGAAAATCCTCTGGTCCAAGACGATGAACCTGATCAGCGATCTTTTGCCGCGGGGCGTGTGGTTGACCCGGTTGACGTTTGAGGAGGGGATGTTGACGTTCCAGGGCAGCGCGGTGTCCAAGACCAATACCGAAATGACCAACGTCCACGCGTTCATGTCCAATTTGAAGAACAGCGCGGAATTCATGAAAAGCGTCAGCAGCATCGAGCTCGGCCTGATCAAAAGCCGGAAGATCAACGCCACGTCGGTGGCCGACTTCACGGTCACCGCGGAGATGAAATGA
- the pilO gene encoding type 4a pilus biogenesis protein PilO, whose protein sequence is MATNYPEEITKIIAKLNEKNPYYVPIGGLLLILVLDYFLIMQFQLANIRTLNPKVATLSQDLKTARTNITQTDRYKSELKKLSEERQQLNFKIKTKEEVPLIMESLSRIAQKSGVLLDQITPEQASQDVVLKNNDGQYLAIPIRIDARSSYHSLGRFINQLEREEEFFRVASLSIVGNSQDVIQHSINLVISAIIFEKAN, encoded by the coding sequence ATGGCAACGAATTATCCCGAAGAGATTACGAAAATCATCGCCAAGCTGAACGAGAAGAACCCTTACTACGTTCCGATCGGGGGCCTGCTCCTCATCCTGGTGCTGGATTATTTCCTGATCATGCAGTTCCAGCTGGCTAACATCCGGACGCTGAATCCCAAGGTGGCGACCCTGTCCCAGGATTTGAAGACCGCCCGCACGAACATCACCCAAACGGATCGTTACAAAAGCGAATTGAAAAAGTTGAGCGAGGAGCGACAGCAGCTCAATTTTAAAATCAAGACCAAGGAAGAGGTCCCCCTGATCATGGAGAGCCTCTCCCGGATCGCCCAGAAAAGCGGCGTTCTTCTCGACCAGATCACGCCGGAGCAGGCCAGCCAGGACGTTGTCCTGAAAAATAATGATGGCCAGTATCTGGCGATCCCGATCCGGATCGACGCCCGCAGCAGCTACCACAGCCTCGGCCGTTTTATCAACCAGCTGGAGCGGGAGGAGGAGTTTTTCCGCGTGGCCAGCCTGTCCATTGTCGGCAACAGCCAAGATGTAATTCAACACTCCATTAATTTGGTGATTAGTGCTATAATCTTCGAGAAAGCGAATTGA
- the pilQ gene encoding type IV pilus secretin PilQ, with translation MMRIFGIIVALLAFSLTSVHAQPAATPQPKEDITVSQEGFVSLDFRDADIQNVLRILSYKSGVNIVAGPEVTGLVTIQLKDVPWKQALDVILQTYGYGYDQKGNIITVTTIENLKKRRENAQILTEQEVLMTKTFPLNYAKASEIIGSVEKMVSNRGSVNYDERTNSLIVRDTSDNIDLMTEVIGRLDSTTPQVLIEAKIVETTLNNTENLGIDWVTEATVSGSKRPTLWPFTTHSSNKYLPDNIPAAEDTEFSFGTINFSQLQAVLELLRTRTDTNILSNPRIVTLDNQPAQITVGSQYPIPTYVYNEEQARLQVNGWEYKDIGIIFSVTPHVNNAGFVTLDIEPKVTDILDFVTVENTSLPRLSSESAKTKVMIKDGETLVIAGLIKDQVTDVKKKTPFLGDIPLFGLIFQKTSKTVVKTDLLIFLTPHIITPDASGATKAAEQPAAPAAEQPQS, from the coding sequence ATGATGAGGATATTTGGGATTATCGTGGCTTTGCTGGCGTTCAGTTTGACCTCTGTCCATGCGCAACCGGCGGCGACGCCGCAGCCCAAGGAGGACATTACGGTCTCGCAGGAGGGCTTCGTGAGCCTGGATTTCCGCGATGCCGACATCCAGAACGTTTTGCGGATTTTGTCCTACAAGAGCGGCGTGAACATCGTGGCCGGCCCCGAGGTGACGGGTCTTGTCACCATCCAGCTCAAGGACGTCCCGTGGAAGCAGGCCCTGGACGTGATCCTCCAGACGTACGGTTACGGATATGACCAGAAGGGAAACATCATCACGGTTACCACGATCGAAAACCTGAAGAAGCGGCGCGAGAACGCCCAGATCCTGACCGAGCAGGAGGTCCTGATGACCAAGACCTTTCCGCTCAACTACGCCAAGGCGTCCGAGATCATCGGATCGGTCGAGAAGATGGTCAGCAACCGCGGGAGCGTGAATTACGACGAGAGAACCAACTCCCTGATTGTGAGAGACACTTCCGACAACATCGACCTGATGACGGAGGTCATCGGGCGGCTGGACTCGACGACCCCCCAGGTCCTCATCGAGGCCAAGATCGTCGAGACCACTCTCAACAACACGGAGAACCTGGGCATCGACTGGGTCACGGAAGCGACCGTTTCCGGGTCCAAGCGGCCGACGCTTTGGCCTTTCACCACGCATTCCTCGAACAAGTATCTGCCGGACAATATCCCGGCTGCGGAAGACACGGAGTTCAGTTTCGGTACGATCAATTTCTCCCAGTTGCAGGCGGTGCTGGAGTTGTTGAGGACGCGGACGGACACCAACATCCTTTCCAACCCGCGGATCGTCACGCTGGACAACCAGCCGGCGCAGATCACGGTCGGCAGCCAGTACCCGATTCCGACCTATGTCTACAACGAAGAACAGGCCCGTCTGCAGGTCAACGGGTGGGAATACAAGGACATCGGTATCATCTTCAGCGTCACTCCCCACGTGAACAACGCCGGATTCGTGACCCTGGACATCGAGCCGAAGGTCACCGATATCCTGGATTTTGTGACGGTCGAGAACACGTCTCTGCCGCGGCTCAGTTCCGAGTCGGCGAAGACCAAGGTCATGATCAAGGACGGCGAGACCCTCGTCATCGCCGGCTTGATCAAAGACCAGGTGACGGATGTCAAGAAAAAGACGCCGTTTCTGGGTGACATCCCGCTCTTCGGGCTGATCTTCCAGAAGACCAGCAAGACGGTCGTGAAAACGGATCTTTTGATTTTCTTGACGCCGCACATCATCACGCCGGACGCGTCCGGGGCCACCAAGGCGGCTGAACAGCCAGCGGCCCCTGCGGCCGAACAGCCGCAGTCGTAA
- a CDS encoding Rne/Rng family ribonuclease yields MSREILFHVGDGEKRVAILEDGKLDNFLIETEHRQSILGNVYKGRVESILPSINGAFVNIGQERNGFLYLTDAVNPLVADDLANKPKHFLKRFFNRPDRKEGEKKEGEPQQQHQRHHHRREENKPLPLTVGQEILVQVVKDPFSNKGARLTTHISLAGRFVVFMPYDQHHGVSRKIESSEERHRLKEVLRELNFTKTGGFIVRTVSQDQGKKELLRDAKFLYKIWQQIQALSEQKQAPALIYKEYDLVWRVVRDYLTEKVDKLVIDSQDDFLRVRKSVENLIGSHLVEKIIHYKGNASLFDSKNISSELETIYDTKIMLKSGAYLVIEPTEGLTVVDVNSGKFKTKASPEDAAFMVNMEAAPEIARQLRLRDVGGIIVIDFIDMSREGHKRKVLEALQNALSKDRAKTEVNRISALGLVEMTRARTGNTLDAISFVPCPYCDGRGRVRLGVSHLPVAQEHKPQAPSQEHRSS; encoded by the coding sequence GTGTCGCGAGAAATCCTTTTTCATGTCGGGGACGGCGAGAAGCGTGTGGCCATCCTCGAAGACGGCAAGCTCGACAATTTTCTCATTGAGACAGAGCACCGCCAGTCGATCTTAGGGAATGTTTACAAGGGACGGGTGGAATCCATCCTGCCGTCCATCAACGGCGCGTTCGTGAACATCGGCCAGGAGCGCAACGGTTTTCTTTATCTGACCGACGCCGTCAACCCGCTCGTCGCGGACGACCTTGCCAACAAGCCGAAGCACTTTCTCAAACGCTTTTTCAACCGTCCGGACAGGAAAGAAGGCGAGAAGAAGGAAGGCGAGCCGCAGCAGCAACATCAGCGGCACCACCATCGCCGGGAAGAGAATAAGCCCTTGCCGCTGACCGTGGGGCAGGAGATCCTTGTCCAGGTGGTGAAAGACCCCTTCAGTAACAAGGGGGCGCGTCTGACCACCCACATCTCCCTGGCCGGCCGTTTTGTGGTCTTTATGCCGTATGACCAGCACCACGGCGTTTCGCGCAAGATCGAGAGCTCGGAAGAACGCCACCGGCTGAAAGAAGTCCTCCGGGAGCTCAATTTCACCAAGACCGGGGGCTTCATCGTCCGCACGGTGTCCCAGGACCAGGGCAAGAAAGAGCTCCTGCGCGACGCCAAATTTCTCTATAAAATCTGGCAGCAGATCCAGGCGCTTTCCGAGCAGAAGCAGGCGCCGGCGCTCATTTATAAGGAATACGACCTGGTCTGGCGGGTGGTTCGGGATTATTTGACCGAGAAGGTGGACAAGCTTGTCATCGACTCCCAGGACGATTTCCTGCGTGTGCGCAAATCGGTTGAAAATTTGATCGGCAGCCACCTTGTGGAGAAGATCATCCATTACAAGGGAAATGCCTCGCTTTTTGACTCCAAGAATATTTCCAGTGAGCTGGAGACCATTTATGACACCAAGATCATGCTCAAGTCCGGGGCCTATCTTGTGATCGAGCCCACCGAAGGGCTCACCGTTGTGGACGTCAACAGCGGGAAGTTCAAGACCAAGGCATCGCCGGAAGACGCGGCGTTTATGGTGAACATGGAAGCGGCTCCGGAGATCGCCCGCCAGCTGCGCCTGCGGGACGTGGGCGGGATCATTGTCATTGATTTTATCGATATGTCGCGGGAAGGACACAAGCGCAAGGTTCTGGAAGCTCTGCAAAATGCGTTGTCCAAGGACAGGGCCAAGACCGAGGTCAACCGGATCTCGGCGCTGGGCCTTGTGGAAATGACCCGGGCCAGGACCGGGAACACACTGGATGCCATTTCCTTTGTCCCCTGCCCGTACTGCGACGGCCGCGGCCGGGTGCGGCTGGGCGTCAGTCACCTTCCGGTGGCCCAGGAGCATAAGCCGCAGGCTCCTTCCCAGGAACACCGCTCCTCTTAA
- the rplU gene encoding 50S ribosomal protein L21 — MFAVIQVGSNQYRIQEGDTIEANRLGEEKGKTLMIDKVLFFENGEDVRVGQPYLKDVKVTATVLGDTLDEKKIAFKFRRRKGYAKKKGHRQKLTALTITKIAAS; from the coding sequence ATGTTTGCTGTTATTCAGGTCGGGTCCAACCAATACCGGATCCAAGAAGGCGATACCATCGAGGCCAACCGCCTCGGCGAGGAAAAGGGCAAGACCCTGATGATCGACAAGGTGCTGTTTTTTGAGAACGGGGAAGATGTCCGCGTCGGCCAGCCGTATCTCAAGGACGTCAAGGTCACGGCGACCGTTCTCGGCGACACCCTTGATGAGAAAAAAATTGCTTTCAAGTTCCGCCGCCGCAAGGGTTACGCCAAGAAGAAGGGCCATCGCCAAAAGCTGACAGCCCTCACCATCACGAAGATTGCCGCCTCATGA
- the obgE gene encoding GTPase ObgE: MAMFVDEARIQIQAGDGGKGCESFYKDNFTRHPRRDGGDGGKGGDIVLVADSRIHTLMDFRFRQHHKAERGGHGSSKGSKGKAGRECLLRVPVGTIIRDDETGLIIRDLAVTGERVIVAKGGKGGRGNMSKRPVSAPGKGEVKTIHLELKLIADVGIIGFPNAGKSTLISNISKVQSKIANYPFTTRQPILGVVETDSVRFTVADLPGLIEGAHEGRGLGIKFLKHAERTKILLHLIDMAGSEGRDPIEDFEQINQELELYSDVFFRKEKVVVANKMDLDSARENLKRFKKKYRGKVLAISAVNKNGLAELVDALAVIIEKSKKADSV; encoded by the coding sequence ATGGCGATGTTTGTGGACGAGGCAAGAATCCAGATCCAGGCCGGAGACGGCGGCAAGGGCTGCGAAAGTTTTTATAAGGACAATTTCACCCGTCACCCCAGACGCGACGGCGGAGACGGCGGCAAGGGCGGGGACATTGTGCTCGTGGCCGATTCCCGCATCCACACGCTGATGGATTTCCGTTTCCGGCAGCATCACAAGGCCGAGCGCGGCGGACACGGGAGCAGCAAGGGCAGTAAGGGCAAGGCCGGAAGGGAATGCCTGCTGCGCGTTCCGGTGGGGACGATCATTCGGGACGATGAGACGGGTTTAATAATCCGCGATCTGGCCGTGACCGGAGAACGCGTAATCGTGGCCAAGGGCGGCAAAGGCGGACGCGGCAACATGAGCAAGCGTCCTGTCTCGGCCCCTGGTAAAGGCGAAGTTAAAACGATCCACCTCGAGCTCAAGCTTATCGCGGATGTCGGGATCATCGGATTTCCCAACGCTGGTAAATCGACGCTCATTTCCAATATTTCCAAGGTCCAATCCAAGATCGCCAATTATCCGTTTACGACCCGCCAGCCGATCCTGGGCGTCGTCGAGACCGATAGCGTCCGGTTTACCGTCGCGGATCTTCCCGGGTTGATCGAAGGCGCCCACGAGGGCCGCGGATTGGGGATCAAATTCCTCAAACACGCCGAACGGACCAAGATTCTTCTGCACCTCATCGATATGGCCGGCAGCGAAGGCCGCGATCCCATCGAAGATTTCGAACAGATCAATCAGGAACTTGAACTTTACAGCGACGTCTTTTTCCGTAAGGAGAAGGTGGTGGTCGCGAACAAAATGGACCTGGACTCCGCCAGGGAAAACCTGAAACGTTTTAAGAAAAAATACCGGGGCAAGGTGCTGGCCATATCGGCGGTTAACAAGAACGGGCTGGCGGAGCTTGTGGACGCGCTGGCTGTTATAATAGAGAAGAGCAAGAAGGCTGACAGCGTTTAA